The genomic interval AGACAATGTCACAACAGTGTTTGACTTAAtatcattaaataaaatcaataaataaagtatatacactTTTAACTATATACATTATCAGCATTTGTGCTTATGACTGGCTGAGGATAACTTCAGTCTGTTAAAGAACATCCCAAAGTCAGACCCTGAATGGTTTATGAGCCACTGCAGCACTCATAGCCTCACATGCTCTGGTTTCAGGTAGACAAAGGGGGACCAGGAGTCCATCTGGGAATCCACCTGCTGAGGTCATGGTCCTCCATCTGCTCATACGCCTCTTCTTCTTCGCTGTAATCCCCCATATCATCTTCATCAGATCCCATCTTCCCTCTCATATGACACATCTCTTGATTCTTTGCCTCAGTCCTATGAAGACTCAAGTGACACATGTTGCAGACCCTCACGCACTTAGTCGGGTGAATATTTCTAATCATAGCTCGATTTTTGGAGCATGCACCACACACAACAAAGCCACATTTTCTGCAGTGGTGTCGACGCTGGGTCAAGGAGAACTTGTCAGAGCAGCGCATGCAGATGCTAGAGGCCTGGTCAGGGATCCAGGTTACAGCAAAGGCAGACCCAGGCCTTCGACCACAGCTGTCCTGCAATCTGGATATGCATTCCTCCATGTGGTCCATCCAGGCTCGCTTCTCCTCATATGAGGAGGCAGACACGTAGAAGGACTTTCGTGGGGTGCGGATTAACCATTGGTTCCTTATTCTCCCACCGTCCTTCAAGTCTTCTAGTTGGATGTCCTCTGAAACAATGACATATTGTTTGTTAATACAAAGTAAGAAAGAACAATTATATGGTTCAGTACAAATGTCAGACATGTAAAAGTAGCCaggaataaattaaaatgtttcagtaattTGCAGCCTGTTATATATTTGTGCCTGTTATATATTATGCTTTTCTGCTTGTTGGATAAGGGTTCTGGAGGATCAGATAAGTTGCTCACCTAGAGGGATGATCTGCTGTTTCTTGTGCCAGTGTCCATTAAGAATGATACTGCCATACACCAACACGTCATTGAAGAGAAAGAAGACTTTAGGCTGTGGCCCCCGGCGGCTCTGCTTCATCAATCGGCCCTCTCCAATCAGAATCCGACCTGGCTGTGACAGGGGTCTACCCAATGGACCAAATGAGCTCTCAACAGCATGGATCCGCTCCTGGTTCTCCTCAGTTAACATCGACTGGTCTGCCATGGTCTCCTTGTTTCAAGCTCACTAGTCAGCAGTGTGCTGTTTTCAGTGCTGCAGTCTGAGTCTTTGGCTGATAGCTCCACACCTTTGCATGTGGGAGGAGATGTCATGTGTTTGTGATGACTCTGATACTACTACAAGCAGCTGGGCAGGAGGATTTATTGTTCAGTTCTTGATGACGCAAATGCAGCGGGGCTTTCCAAAGCCAGTTCTGCTTTAAGATGTACAATACTTTCACAAATGAAGGTGATGGTGCCAAGTTTGAAATCAGGGTGATGAAATGAAGTGTAAGGAGGAAATGTTTGCAGAAAGCATAATTTTTAGAGCAGTAATTCCCTCCATTGACTAAGTGTACCTGTGAGTCTACCTCAGGGTAGGCAGGACTTCAGCAGGAAAAATCTCTGTTTACAGGAAATGTAAAAGGGACCTACCACTATTACTGGCTGGCACGAGTCTATTAGTTAATGGCTCTCTTTTGTCAAAGTCCATTTCACCATGACATCTGATACCAAGTTTTAGTTTAATAAAAGTAAAGTTGCATTttacacttttttaaacatctgatcaacagagaaaaaaaaactgtaatactGTTCAGTTCAGTGGCTCTAAGCAGGAAACCATTTCACTGAAGAGGGTGAAATCTTTCCAGCTTGGAGCGGAGGCTTTGAAAAGAGAGGTGTTCACATCCCTCAAACAGGTGCACCTCTTTCTGACTGGTCCCACAGCACACCAAGTAACAAGAATCTAAGAAAAATCTTTCACAAACAGTTACAtgctttttatcatttgtagttGAGTTCATTTTTAACCTCCACTTCAACACCTACAGTCTGTCAATTCAGATATGCACTTAATAATGAACCTGTaaatttaatatcttcaaagatAATGAGTAATAGAGTGTGTACGGAGAGAGAAATGGGCACACATTAACATGGAAAATAAAGCCGATTGTACTGTAAATATTACTTCTCATTTTCTGGGGACCACCATACTGCGATGAGAAGCTTCAGAACTCTGCTTCAGGAACCaataggtgacatcacggagacgTGGTCCATGTATGATTCAATCTATGATTAAAGGTCGCTCAGCTGCACTGAAAGTAGCAGTACCCATCGACAGGCTTTCTCTAAAGGGGTGTGAATGATTAGAAAACAACCTCTATAACTAGCAGTGATGGTTTATTTCCATGGTTCCTTCTCTCTAACTCTGCTCCTTCTCAGCAATCACTGTCTAGATTGTTCAGATTCTCTAATACATACACTGATACTTCTAGAGTATTTGATGGAAGTGAGATGTATCGTGTTGTACAAAAAGAATCATTGAAAAAGAATaccatttgaaaaacaaaaaaggggggcgctggtggcttagcggtctaagcgccccaaatttagaggctatagtcctcgttgcagaggtcgccggttcgactccaggctgcgaccatttgctgcaggtcgtttttcctgtctctcttcacctgtcctatcataaaaggcaaaaatgcccaaaaacacaacttaaaataagaaaaacaacaagaagtcATGAACAGAAATCCACCATATGGCAGCAAGGATAAAAATAGAACCAAAAGTAGAAGTATAATTATCCTGATGTGGTTTAACAACTGCATTCAGTCAGTGTAGTTGCTCCTGCACACTGCCAGCAGGAGGAATGTCTATTTGTTGTGACCCCTCTGTGCCGTCACAAGTCGATGGTTCCTTTCACTTTGAATTTCTTGGCCGAGCGTTCGCTGGCTCGCTGCTCAAACTTTGTGCCGTAGATGTGTGAGACGAAGCCGTTGATCTCCACTGCAAACACGCTGTTCCTTTTTGGGATCACTGTCacacaacaaatattaaagatttacaaatgtaatataaaaaatattacgCAGTCACAGTTTGGATGtttaaataagaaaacatgGTAGAGGTGAAGTTTCAGACTTGGACTGAGATACCTCCATCTTCCTTACCTTTCAGTTTGTCTTCTTTGGTGATTATTTTGAAAACATGCTTGAATTCTTGAATTAAAATCCCTGTTTTCCCCACATATGATGGACACTTAGAGCGGACCACTGAAAGAGTGAGAGACAAGAGTCAACACTATTAATTAACTGTGTCATAGCTGCATCTGTGCTCATATTGAGGACACCCAGAGGTGCTCATAATCAACCCACTGTCCTGCAACAGAAGAGTTCTGAGCAGGTGAACTTAAAGGATGTCACAATGAAGCCCTGTTTGCAGAAATCAACACACATCAAGTCCCAACAAAACTGACTAACTTGATTCCATAATCAACAAGTTTCAGAGGGACAGTTGAGActaaggcccaatctcaatgtccactaTCCTTCTAAGTCTGTGAGGGTTAAGGACTGTCTcactgtcaaatcttcaagtgtgtgagagatccctcaacactttttgagccctttatgccccctttccgtaagtgggcatttttgcagagttagcgtaagggaattacccatagttcatagcattgtgacgtgaaacacaggATTCAAAGGGGGAGCCCACGAGCTTGGAAGGGTAAACAAACCccataacatgaaataaaaaaaaagacagatagTAAACAAGATGCAACAACTGTTGGAGTTACAAAAATGTTTGCCTCTAAGTATAAATGTAGAAAACGGCCTTAATCAGCCAcaatctatttatcttcagacatatatacagtataatttatatatttatagttatttgtttatatattttagatttagtggTTAAGCAGGCTGAatggtaagagcctggatcacatggcaataccttaagcgccttgaatttgaggaaagtaaaaatcgTGCAATGAAAATTCCTGATGCcgctaaggtgagctacattACATCATGCAGGTTACAGGGgaagtcacaaagtgctgtcTCATTCCCAGTTCTACTGTTTTGAGCCCTTCCAGCCTCATGCCCTCAGTCACTTTACACAGGAcatcaattaagtcaagaaggactcagggctcagggttcaggggggacattgagattgggcctaacACGACATTCTGTTGCATTGCAATCACATTCAAAGGTCTGTCAATGTTGCCAAATATTAAGTTTGCCTGAAGCCACTAAAACCAAAGTTGGCGCACTTGTGCATTTgtagttgtgacatttgctcAAGAGTGAGAAGTTATGAAAAGCTTCTGCATGAATCACCCTGAATTTAAAACTGTGGGTTTCATATCCATTTTCAGATTTAAATTATGGCTCAAAGAAGTCGAATGATTGAGTTGAATTGCAGTGATCAGGCTCTGAAAGGTTCGTCAGCTATGTGGGTCTCATGATCGAACTAGCAGCACAACTACAATGACTGGGATCCCTTTATTTCTCCAACATCCGCGTGCCCTGTCCTTTGACACTCCTTTCCTTCTGTAAAGTTGAATCTGAATGTTGGCGGACGGCTCTGCTGCCTCTGACTGAGctaataacaaaaacatgatcTGCTAAAGGCTGAACTCCACAAATGTAGCTGTGTGAGGCTAAAATCAGCTTCTTAACAACTTTTTAAGTTTGGggcattttggcctttattgataggacagctgaagacagacaggaaatgtggggaagacatgcagtgaatggccGTGGCCAGGAGGGGGACAAGCAactgctgcgacaaggactacagccGCTGTAcatctcttctgaaaacattcTTTTATTGTAGAGCCttccctgattttatctgaatcttattttatttgaaccgtttttaaaaatatagtttaaaataattgtattcctttagagtttttTAGGGGAAtttgatgtcttttaaaatatgttttatttctttatcttggcttgtgttattttatgaactgactgttttatttttctgcccaTGTAGAGCACTTTGTAattagttttttgaaaagtgctctacaaatactatcattattattattattattatcacatgGGGCACGCTTAGACCACTGGGCCAACAGCTCTCCTTAACAACATCTTAAATCAGTGTGAAATTCCATTTGAACTCCAAACACTCATTTTaagtaaaataatgatttaCCACTGATGATGGCACCATGGAAGTCTGCCTTCAGGAGCTTTTGCTGCACAAACTGCGGACAGCTGtcaaaacagaacacaaaatgACAGTATATTAAAATGATGTACAAAGGACTTCAAATGACAGACAGAAATGACTGATTGCATGTGAGGGCTCCACATGTGCATGGCTCTGAACTGATCtaccttgtttgttttaatccaCCGCACAGGTCAACGATGTATTGTTTCCACAGCTCATGCAGAGGCAGGAAAAGCTCATACCTACAATGATAATGGAGAAAGTGGAGAGGCCAAAAACAATACAACTGATTAAAGTGGAATTTATAATAACAACAGAACATTTTAGCAGGAACACTCAAATTCATACAGACTCCCAACCTCTGGTGCTCAGGTTTGATTTGGAAGACCTTCAGCTCCCTTTTCTGCCGAGCATTCAGTCCTTTGGCTCTCTTGCTGCTCTTCTTGGACTTGTCCTTTTTGGGCCTGGTGAAGCCCAGAACCACAGCTTTGTGACTCAGCATGCTCTTCAGGTCATGTTTTGTGGGCTGCTGGATGCTGTTCTTGAGGAACGCCTGAGTGAAGGCCTCTGCTTTAGATTTGATCTGGGACTGAAAATGAGACACCAAAAATATGTTCATCAAGgatttgtgaaaatgtttttttcccctccaacaCGCCGCACTGCTTTCAATTCAGTAAAGCCTTTGAAGTATATATTTGTTAAGTCTCATATCTATTTACTGATTCAACATAACCTTGTAAAATCTGTGCATGAGCATCTAGATTTTCAGCATGGGAAGTGTTCTGCTTTCCATTTGAAGCATGCTTTTAGTCTCAGTTGAATTCAACAGTCAGGTAGCAGCAGTTTTGGGTGTATGAAGGACAAAGTGCCCATGTGAAGAGCAATAGCAGGCAGAACGCTCACTGCTGCGATGACATCCCGGACCGCTACAATTGATCTatttctataaacagatatcttcaTGCAAGTGCTGCTCACAAAATGATCTGGGTTAAAATGTgtaacttaaaggtgcagttggtaggaatggagTAAAAAACGATACCTCTTTTGTACTGGatttgaataaaaaagacaTAATACTGATCGGTAttcatcagtaattgaagtaatttgagattatggtgaaatctctgtgttttccaatacCTTTGTAACAAGTAATgatattattcccctcgttaccattatcacagaccaatcagagacactctctgaccctctgtcctgattggttgaggggCGGTAACTGCTACGCTGTCCTGAATGGTTGTGAAGCCGGCACTACTTCCCCATAGAACGAGCACGGGAAGtaaacagaggctgtttttgaaaccgcctactatactagcagtacgtactggtTTGGGCAAAATTCAGTATttagtaagcagtatgtgaacaggagcaaaatctgcagtatgccaaaactccccggatgtctactgattctggaaaatttcacagtatgcatcggaccggtctacctcacgtactgtttcccataatgcacagcgttcgttctgctttttctttcctccatcactgtctggtacctccatcactgtctggtacctccatcactgtctggtttggctctgcaaccaaacacagactgcagcggactataaggactgcagaaaaaataatcggtgtcgacctgccccccatccaggacttgtaccggtcccgggccaggaaacgggcaggtagcatcaccgctgacccctcacacccatgacacaaattcttcaaactcctcccctccggcaggcgctacagatcactgtgcgccaaaacaacccgccataagaacagtttcttcccccaggctgtcactctgatgaacactaaaccataactgtgtcatacctgtcagataaatactctctgtaaatatacatgttgatacacaatgcaacaattctccaagcataattccatatttctatttttttgtattatttaactactattctttataatgtaaaaactacctctgcaactcaccactgcactttatcatattattttagcctgtacatattagtcaagcctattgttgttcttttgtatttatagctgatgttattgttattatatttttattttattttttattgtaggtcttattcttattcttatgccttgtacaaagagagcacagtttactaaagtcaaattccttgtgtgttcaagcatacttggcaaataaagctgattctgattcagatttttttgacaggggaactcagtttctatgtgctgtgaaaattactGAATtctatataaaccacttcttaacttttttaaatcataattgaAGCAGTTTCattatcagcttggccgttgtttacttctgctttccaaaacAGTGACGtgtggcccagcgtactgcaacacagatggaacagaacagtcagactccagactaaattcaaacgcagtctGTAGTAGGTAGTACATGCTGTCTACTACATTCGTAGaaagtatgtagcaggccgtttcaaaatcAGCCAAAGTTTGTTGCAACAATGGCAGACAGCGGAGAGCCTCGAGATAAGTTCCAATTCCTCCTTTAGCCACGACCGCTTGATACTGTGTTGCAGAAGCCAATCAGCAGTTACATTTCTTGACTACCaagaatgcatcagaaatgatggctctgttgtctgatcaactaaaaacatattttcttctggcaaagcttgactttttacCATGGTGTCATGTCAGAAAACTTGAGTCAATAAATCACAAAGACCCTTTTTCAGGTAAACTAGGGTCTTTGAAATAATCCTTAGCTGGACACCTTTATTGTGACATTGCTTCTGCTTTTAAATCTATAGTTCTGTGTTGAAAAAACGAAATAAtagttaataaaaaaatataactttggatATGATTTAGAAAAGATATTTCAAAAATAACTGATTTAGGTGaaatcatttgatttatttgagtttttatggttaaaaacaacagattaatCAGTACAGCATTTAAGGACTGCTGTCTTCATTTACACATATGCTGGAACATGTATCCACATTTTTCATCAAATTTTCGATCACTGACATACATATGCTAAGAATTTCATGTCAATCTGGTCTTATATTTGTTCTGTAAAATGTCAGAATATATGAAGCAATGAGTCGAatgtcttcttttatttaagCAACAGCCCAACAAGTTTCTTTTTACCATCAATGTTATTAGCATTTCTTTGTGAGAAGGTTTGGGGATCATTTTACAGAATAGAAGCTGAATAAGAGATTATATATGTGGAGTACATAGGTCATCATAGCTACACTTCACAACACATTGAACATCCACACTGAGGAGTATTTGCTCACCTCAACACCAAGGATCTTCCCCAGCTCCCGAGGAATCCTGGCTCGAACGAGTGCCTCTGTTAAAGGACATATGAAGGAGGGGAAGGAGGCGTTATCAGGAGCTTTACTGCTTTACTACTTcagtaatgtgtgtgttgtcagaTTGACATGACATTTGTAATAGGAGTAGTATTACAATTTCTATGGCGATTTAGTTATACAGTGGGTACGGatagtattcagaccctttcactttttctacattttgttgtgttacagccttattccaaaatggattaaattcattttttcccctcaacattctacaaacaataccccataatgacaaCCTCAAaaatgtgccaatcacaccacctgtcatccaatcacagaggattttctctctgatggcctttaatggtcagactcaagaaacagatgcagcacagagctgatcaaaagtgaacttcaaatatctgtaaactgtgacttgtcatgtgaggacttctctctggctgtgttaggacaaaagactgcttgagtcagtcaagagcagcaaaaagaatccatggaaaaagtacatttggtgagtcatactcctcttttgcatttcatttttcttttgcctgttttttgatgtaaaggagacaaattgtggtttctctgaggtttattcatatgaggttacagaatgatacagtaaggattaaagggaatatacacactttctgcatttccagttgaatcagaatatgaacaCTGAATttacacatcatgctcacaccaccatggcactgtacacctgtcccttatttaggaGGGAGAAAGTTGGTAATCCTAATCCGAACTGTGGCTCTCTTCACAGTTACCACACAGGTTGGATTACTGCAATTCCCTTTTATCAGACTGCTCTGATAAATCTctgaagactcttcagctggtccaaaacggTGCAGATTGAGttctgactagaactaggaagagagagcacatctctcctgtgttagtttctctacactggctccctataaaatctagaatttaaaatccttcttctgacctacaaagctcttaatgatcagacaccttcgtatcgTAAAAAGCTCAtcgtgccctattacccctctaaaACACTACTATCCCAACATGTCTTTAacagtagtatgggaggtagagccttcagttatcagacccctctcctttggaatcatctaccagtcaggatcgGGGAAGCTGACACCTACCCATCTACTTTAAGGCTGATAACTTTCTTTactgataaagcttatagtcagAGCGTTTGACAGCTTACAGGAGGATCTGAAACGAGTATGAAGTAAACTTAACTTCTGTTGTTATTTAAGATGAACACGTTTAACAGTCAAACTAGACCCTACTTTGACTTTTCTCTTACAGTATCATACTCACCCTCCATTTACACGTTTGAGTTCTTCCAGAGGAAAATGTCCCGACAGTCAGACAGTTTCTGTGTTCAATAAACAGAGAGTAACTTCAACACACGTTGTTTGTTTCGATGCTACacaatctcttcttcttctgctgtttcttcttcttcttcttctgtgtttttttttggcgGTCGCCAAACAACGTCTGGGCGCATTACCGCCACCCCCTGTCATGGAGGGCGGATCAGGATGTATAATGTACTTTCTTTAATGTGAAAAGTAGAATAAATACATATGTacatataaaatgtataattataataactgtattgttttcattattttttattattagttttttgGCAATAACTAAactgttcatgccaataaagcaatctgaactgaataaataagactAAATCCTACTGATCAAATTTGTTCTATTCAGATTTTGAATAAAAGTCTATAGCAGCTATCCATcacatttctttgtaaaatatgacatacCTCCAGTATCTGCACTATGGGAGACTGGGCATTTCCTCTGCTGCCCTGCTACTGTGGTGGAATGCCCTCCCCGACCACCTAAGAGCACCACAGACCACCGGCTCCTTTAAAAAGGGAGTAAAAACTTTACTGTTTCAGAGGGCGTTTCCCTAGCTTTTATTTCCCTGGTCTTATCCATAGTTTTCATCTGACCTTCCCTGctgctttatttgttttatttaaccagtgtctttaacaagtgtctgcatttcaccttctgtttttattcttactgccctTTTAATATGTCCTGtggcactttgagatttgtccagaatgtaaagtgcgtgataaataaaatgcattattcatattcatattattgttattactatctTGTTTTCTCCTAGTCTCTTTCTCAGTTGTCTTCTTTCAGTCTCATATCTTTGACAGTAAGATCATCCCTTTTATCATGATTCTTGCATCAGGGCCAGGATCTAAATGATTTTTCCAACAGCTTGTCCTCCCTTCATTCAGGATTTCTGCATCAGGTCTACGGTCATCACTATTTTCATGATTATTACTTTCTAAAAACGTTTTACTTCAGGTCGGTGGCCATTgcttttttcatacattttgtaTCAGGTCTGTGGTCATCTATTTTTTCATGATATaactttttttcatgatttttggtatcaggtccacacagtcattgcttttctcatgattttcatttctttcatgaTATCTgcatcaggtcagaggtcatttttgttcatattttttttttacacaggtCGGTGGTCATCGCTTTTTTCATGACaaacacatttgtttacatCAAGGAACCTTGTTTATATCAAACACACTTGTTTataccatacacacacatactcatttATATCAAACACACTCAtctcatatacacacactcgTTAACATCAAACACACTCTTTACATCAAACACACTTGTTtagatcaaacacacactcttttgttttaaacatttaatttttggAATCACCAGAAAGTGGAGAAATTAAAACTTTACATTAATTGAGCCCTCCACCTAAAAACTCATCACCGAACCTATCACTCGTCACCAAACAAAGAGAACCTGGGAATTATAACACCGCCCCCCTCCACCTCACCAGACAGGTAACGCCTATTTGACCCCAAATTACCAAACCTGTGTTCAAAGTGCACAGTGAAACtttacaaaagataaaacaaataaaacattcagcATGAGTAATAAATAAGGTAAAAACAGAATTCAGAGCTCTGTTAGGAACTGATGAAATCAATTCCACTTTCATCAG from Notolabrus celidotus isolate fNotCel1 chromosome 3, fNotCel1.pri, whole genome shotgun sequence carries:
- the pop4 gene encoding ribonuclease P protein subunit p29, with the translated sequence MEEALVRARIPRELGKILGVESQIKSKAEAFTQAFLKNSIQQPTKHDLKSMLSHKAVVLGFTRPKKDKSKKSSKRAKGLNARQKRELKVFQIKPEHQRYELFLPLHELWKQYIVDLCGGLKQTSCPQFVQQKLLKADFHGAIISVVRSKCPSYVGKTGILIQEFKHVFKIITKEDKLKVIPKRNSVFAVEINGFVSHIYGTKFEQRASERSAKKFKVKGTIDL
- the plekhf1 gene encoding LOW QUALITY PROTEIN: pleckstrin homology domain-containing family F member 1 (The sequence of the model RefSeq protein was modified relative to this genomic sequence to represent the inferred CDS: inserted 1 base in 1 codon); its protein translation is MADQSMLTEENQERIHAVESSFGPLGRPLSQPGRILIGEGRLMKQSRRGPQPKVFFLFNDVLVYGSIILNGHWHKKQQIIPLEDIQLEDLKDGGRIRNQWLIRTPRKSFYVSASSYEEKRAWMDHMEECISRLQDSCGRRPGSAFAVTWIPDQASSICMRCSDKFSLTQRRHHCRKCGFVVCGACSKNRAMIRNIHPTKCVRVCNMCHLSLHRTEAKNQEMCHMRGKMGSDEDDMGDYSEEEEAYEQMEDHDLSRWXSQMDSWSPFVYLKPEHVRL